The segment CTGATGGAGCGGTTCACCGATGTGGCAGCTTTAGTCCTTCTGAGCTGCCTTGGCCTTTTCCTGAGTTTTCTGGCCTGGTGGGTAGCCGTTTTGGCTTTACTGGCCTTTTTTGCCTTTCTGATGCTCGTGAGAAACCGTTCCCTAGCAGGGTGGGTCATCGACCAGACAGCTCGTTTCAGGCTGCTCAAGCGCTTCTCAGAGCCCTTGAAGACCTTTTACCAGGAGGGGTGGATCCTCCTTGATATGGGAATTTTTCTCCCCTCACTTCTTCTCAGCCTGGGTGCATGGTTCCTGGAGGGGCTGGGCTACGCTATTGTGGCCTGGGGTCTCGGTTCGGCGATCACTCTCATGGAGGGCGTGTTCATATACTCTGTGGCCCTTCTTGGAGGCGGTCTGACCCTGTTTCTGGGTGGCCTGGGCGCTACCGAGGGCGGCATGGTGGGTCTGGGAATCTTCTTTGGCATGTCACGATCCACCGCGGCAGCTTCCACAATTATCGTACGGGTCATGACCCTCTGGTTTGCGGTTTTAATCGGGTGGGGGGTTTTTCTGTTCACCCCCGGTCTCAGATCTCTGCTTAAAGCCGCCAGAACAGATGAGTTGGAGCTGACGAGGGAGGAAATAGAAGTGAAGGGATAAGTCAACACCTGAACGCAGAACACAGAACGCAGAACGCAGGAGAAAAATAAACCTTATTCCGGACATCTCCCATAGAGCGAAAATGCTAAAACCCAATGCTAAACAGCATGTTAGGCTATTGTGGTTAATAATCAACATTATATATCGAAAGACTGCTGTAGAGGGGAAAATTTTTTGACACAAAGACGCGAAGACACGGGGGCACGGTGTAAGAGCAGCATGGGCGCTTGGCAGGATGGGTGTAAAGGTCCGTGGCTAGTGATTCGTGATTAGTAAAATGGCTTAGATCAAGGATAAAAGGCCGTTTCAATCCTGTGTGACATTTTATAGTATTTAAAGCCTAAATCTACTTGTTCGCATAAGTAACGTTATGTAAAGTTTTAGATTTGAACAATTACGCCGTGACAAGCTGTGTAACTCTGCGATGGTTACTGGTGATTACTTCTGCGGCCCATCTGCCTGCTCTGAGCCTGTTGAAGGGCGTTAAGGCTTTTGAACCCCGAGATCGCTTCGCATGCGTATCAGCTCCCACCTTCGCTAAAGCTATGATGGGCAGGCGCGATGACAGCGTGGGAACCGTACTTTCCCCGTGTCTCCGCGTCACCGCGTCCTGTGATTTTTTAACCTACCGGCTCCCGGCTCCTGGATTCTGGCTCCTGACTTTCAAAACCCCTTCAAACGCCTCTCCACAGCTTGGGCAGTTGCCCTTCTCAGTCACGTTGACAGATTTTACCTTAAAACCAGATCGCTGAATAAGGACCTCTCCGCAGCTGAAACATTTCGTTTCATCACCCCTACCCGGGACATTTCCCGGATATACATATTTCAGGCCGGCCTCCTCCCCTATTTGACACGCTTTTTCAAGGGTTTTAACAGGAGTTGGGGGCGCATCCTGCAGTTTATAGGTAGGAAAGAACTTTGAAAGGTGCCAGGGGATCGAAGGATCAACCGATGCTATGAAGGCCGCCATGAACTCCAGAGAGGCTCTGTCGTCGTTATATCCGGGAATTATGAGGGTTGTCACCTCGATCCAGACACCGGCCTTGTGGAGGGCTCTGATGGAATCAAGGACCGGCTGGAGGCCTGCCCCGCAGACTTTACGGTAATGCTCTTCTGAGGCCCCCTTGAGGTCCACATTGGCCGCATCAAGAAAGTCCCCGGCAAGGGCTGCCGATTCGTCCGACATGTATCCGTTGGTGACAAAAACGTTGGATAGGCCTTCTTTTGCGGCATGGACTG is part of the bacterium genome and harbors:
- a CDS encoding lysylphosphatidylglycerol synthase transmembrane domain-containing protein; translated protein: MTPTVRPKRIWKSGNIAIWTVLSAVVVFILVSLISDLETLKTALSGFPLRFLVPVGLLSVGNYFLRYVKWHWYMKLLDHRIDRFPNLLVFLSGFALTVTPGKVGEFIKAYIVKERFNVPYTASTAVLLMERFTDVAALVLLSCLGLFLSFLAWWVAVLALLAFFAFLMLVRNRSLAGWVIDQTARFRLLKRFSEPLKTFYQEGWILLDMGIFLPSLLLSLGAWFLEGLGYAIVAWGLGSAITLMEGVFIYSVALLGGGLTLFLGGLGATEGGMVGLGIFFGMSRSTAAASTIIVRVMTLWFAVLIGWGVFLFTPGLRSLLKAARTDELELTREEIEVKG
- the amrS gene encoding AmmeMemoRadiSam system radical SAM enzyme, with the translated sequence MSKQSQFEAILYDKNPDSSTRCRLCAHYCTIKKGKRGICRVRENRDGTLYTLVYGKLVARNVDPIEKKPLYHFQPGTLSYSIATAGCNLACRHCQNYQISVLAPLIDPIPGDDSTPADVVNEAIRAGCSSISYTYTEPTIFMEFARDCAVHAAKEGLSNVFVTNGYMSDESAALAGDFLDAANVDLKGASEEHYRKVCGAGLQPVLDSIRALHKAGVWIEVTTLIIPGYNDDRASLEFMAAFIASVDPSIPWHLSKFFPTYKLQDAPPTPVKTLEKACQIGEEAGLKYVYPGNVPGRGDETKCFSCGEVLIQRSGFKVKSVNVTEKGNCPSCGEAFEGVLKVRSQNPGAGSR